A part of Solibacillus sp. FSL H8-0538 genomic DNA contains:
- the ahpC gene encoding alkyl hydroperoxide reductase subunit C gives MSLIGKEVLPFKAQAYRDGEFIEVTEQDFKGHWSVVCFYPADFTFVCPTELEDLQDQYPALQDLGVEVFSSSRDSHFTHKAWHDSSEAIGKITYTMIGDPAHVLSRNFDVFIEEEGAADRGTFIIDPDGVIQAIEINADGIGRDASTLINKIKAAQYVRNNPGEVCPAKWQEGSETLKPSLDLVGKI, from the coding sequence ATGTCATTAATCGGAAAAGAAGTGCTACCATTTAAAGCACAAGCATACAGAGACGGTGAATTTATCGAAGTAACAGAACAAGATTTCAAAGGTCATTGGAGTGTTGTTTGCTTCTATCCAGCAGACTTTACTTTTGTTTGTCCAACCGAACTTGAAGACCTTCAAGATCAATATCCTGCACTGCAAGATTTAGGTGTTGAAGTCTTCTCATCTTCAAGAGATTCTCATTTTACACATAAAGCATGGCACGATTCATCAGAAGCGATCGGCAAAATTACTTACACGATGATTGGTGACCCTGCACACGTTCTTTCTCGCAACTTTGATGTGTTTATTGAAGAAGAAGGTGCTGCTGATCGTGGTACTTTCATCATTGACCCTGATGGCGTTATTCAAGCGATTGAAATTAATGCAGATGGTATTGGTCGTGATGCAAGTACGCTAATAAATAAAATTAAAGCAGCACAATATGTTCGCAACAATCCAGGTGAAGTTTGCCCAGCTAAATGGCAAGAAGGTAGCGAAACACTTAAGCCAAGCCTTGACCTTGTTGGTAAAATTTAA
- a CDS encoding GNAT family N-acetyltransferase, which yields MVIQKESVIEEVYAVKNWYERLKEYFPEREMKSKKHFDVLFKEKKGTYKMMEGLDYLVVYFEQQEYIFIDYILVSGNSRGKGVGTVVLNELKSKGKAIVLEVEPISEIDPDSEKRIRFYQRHGFLIVDNIGYERVHLVTNELNKMDIHCWSPQCVTEQWVLDCMKEIYSEVHAYKVKEIFGRDPQPASEVLWLKEKVNVQ from the coding sequence TTGGTAATCCAAAAAGAGAGTGTAATTGAAGAAGTATACGCGGTTAAAAACTGGTATGAACGATTGAAAGAATATTTTCCAGAGCGAGAAATGAAGTCTAAAAAGCATTTTGATGTTCTTTTTAAAGAAAAAAAGGGAACTTATAAAATGATGGAAGGTTTGGATTATCTAGTTGTTTACTTTGAGCAACAAGAGTATATATTCATAGATTATATTTTAGTTTCGGGGAATAGTCGGGGAAAAGGCGTAGGAACTGTGGTTTTGAATGAATTGAAAAGTAAAGGAAAAGCAATTGTATTAGAAGTTGAGCCCATTTCGGAGATTGATCCGGATTCTGAAAAAAGAATTCGCTTTTATCAACGACATGGTTTCTTAATTGTGGATAATATTGGTTATGAGAGAGTTCATTTAGTAACAAATGAGCTCAATAAAATGGATATACATTGCTGGTCGCCACAATGTGTAACGGAACAATGGGTATTAGATTGCATGAAAGAAATTTATAGTGAAGTTCATGCATATAAAGTAAAAGAAATCTTTGGCCGTGACCCTCAGCCAGCATCAGAAGTGCTCTGGCTAAAAGAAAAAGTAAATGTCCAATAA
- a CDS encoding peptidylprolyl isomerase, translating to MFTRNKVFYFVFSLMAVAFVLTGCGTSKEIGQTEDKTVKESDEKTDYSSTVKENPIVTITMNNDEKIVIELDPSIAPNTVANFVSLVEEGYYDGLIFHRVIPDFMIQGGDPSGNGSGGPGYSIEGEFSNNGFENNLKHERGVISMARTQDPNSAGSQFFIMVKEAQNLDGDYAAFGKVIEGMETVDAIVAAERDGADKPLEDQQMKKVEVDTKGFDYPAPVVQK from the coding sequence ATGTTCACGCGCAATAAAGTATTTTATTTTGTCTTTAGCCTGATGGCGGTAGCTTTTGTTTTGACGGGTTGTGGAACATCAAAAGAAATTGGGCAAACAGAGGATAAGACGGTAAAGGAATCGGACGAAAAAACGGATTATTCATCAACTGTGAAAGAAAATCCAATTGTCACGATTACTATGAACAATGATGAAAAAATCGTCATTGAACTAGATCCTTCTATTGCTCCTAATACGGTAGCAAATTTTGTTTCCTTAGTCGAAGAAGGTTATTATGATGGCCTTATTTTTCATCGAGTTATCCCTGATTTTATGATCCAAGGGGGAGATCCTTCAGGAAATGGTTCAGGTGGACCAGGATATTCTATTGAAGGTGAATTTTCTAACAATGGTTTTGAAAATAATCTGAAACATGAACGCGGTGTCATTTCAATGGCACGGACGCAAGATCCAAATTCTGCGGGATCACAATTTTTTATTATGGTAAAAGAAGCGCAAAATCTTGACGGAGATTATGCTGCTTTTGGAAAAGTAATTGAGGGTATGGAAACAGTAGATGCTATTGTTGCCGCTGAAAGAGACGGTGCAGATAAGCCGTTAGAAGATCAGCAAATGAAAAAGGTCGAAGTGGATACGAAGGGCTTTGACTATCCTGCTCCAGTAGTACAAAAATAG
- a CDS encoding amidohydrolase, whose protein sequence is MEVIKVEAEIVFVNGEVITVDQKNTVTEAVAVKDNRIVFVGLNHEVSSFIGGKTNVIDLQGKTLLPGFIDSHIHLTFYGLNQLAINCKAEHIDSIEILLDVLKKKSLETPKGEWIRAVGFNETVVKEMRYPTIAELDAISVEHPIMISRTCNHISVLNSKGLELAQINENTPDPAGGIIERDLEGRLTGRLIEAANMEMHEVASYSEDEQRQAVKIASDHFIASGLTSVHEAGGQGSDSFRILQLAVKSRDIRVRVYAMICQINNSQEFVHKMVEAGVVTGTGDERFKVGPAKMFTDGSSTGPTIATREPYDSDPNNYGILYKSEEEIYRVLGEAHKKGYQLTVHAQGDKAIEMYLNCVEKAMEESPRKNHRHRIEHAGISSPDLQERMKKLNIIPIPNPPFPYEFGEIYVRHYGDRVQHMYAVRDFIDQGIIAAGGSDAPVTEINPLLGIHVAVNRKSQSGMDIGSSQSVSVMEAIKLYTWNGAYASFEEDIKGSIEVGKLADLVILNNSILNVSPNQIKDIKVETTMIDGEIIYYKENFVELNRV, encoded by the coding sequence ATGGAAGTAATAAAAGTGGAAGCTGAAATTGTATTTGTAAATGGAGAAGTTATCACAGTAGATCAAAAGAATACTGTAACAGAGGCTGTAGCTGTTAAAGATAATCGCATCGTCTTTGTTGGGTTAAATCATGAGGTTAGTAGTTTCATAGGAGGAAAAACGAATGTCATCGATTTGCAAGGAAAAACACTTCTTCCAGGATTCATAGATTCTCATATTCACCTAACGTTTTATGGGTTGAATCAGCTGGCGATAAATTGTAAAGCTGAACATATCGATTCCATTGAGATTTTATTAGATGTTTTGAAAAAGAAATCCTTAGAAACGCCTAAGGGTGAATGGATACGGGCTGTTGGATTTAATGAAACTGTTGTAAAGGAAATGCGGTATCCAACAATCGCTGAACTGGATGCAATTTCAGTAGAACATCCTATTATGATATCACGCACTTGTAACCATATAAGTGTCTTAAATAGTAAAGGACTGGAACTAGCGCAAATAAACGAGAATACACCAGATCCTGCTGGTGGGATTATTGAAAGAGATCTAGAAGGAAGATTAACAGGAAGATTAATTGAAGCAGCAAATATGGAAATGCACGAGGTTGCAAGTTATTCAGAAGATGAACAAAGACAGGCTGTAAAAATTGCATCAGATCATTTCATTGCTTCGGGCTTAACAAGTGTACATGAGGCTGGAGGACAAGGTTCTGATAGTTTTCGCATACTGCAACTGGCTGTGAAAAGCAGGGATATTCGTGTCAGAGTATACGCAATGATATGTCAGATAAATAACTCCCAAGAATTTGTTCATAAAATGGTAGAAGCTGGTGTGGTAACTGGTACAGGAGATGAAAGATTTAAAGTAGGACCGGCAAAAATGTTTACAGATGGGAGTAGCACGGGACCTACCATTGCGACCCGTGAGCCATACGACAGTGACCCAAACAATTATGGCATTCTTTATAAAAGTGAGGAAGAAATTTACCGAGTTTTAGGAGAAGCACATAAAAAAGGATATCAACTCACTGTACATGCACAAGGTGATAAAGCCATTGAAATGTATTTAAATTGTGTAGAAAAGGCGATGGAGGAATCACCAAGAAAAAACCATCGACATCGGATTGAGCATGCGGGAATCTCATCGCCGGATTTACAAGAAAGAATGAAAAAACTTAATATTATACCGATTCCAAATCCTCCATTTCCGTATGAATTCGGAGAGATTTATGTTAGGCATTACGGTGATCGCGTTCAACATATGTACGCTGTCCGTGATTTTATTGATCAGGGGATCATAGCAGCAGGTGGATCCGATGCGCCAGTTACTGAAATTAACCCTTTATTAGGAATTCATGTTGCTGTTAATAGAAAAAGCCAGTCGGGTATGGATATTGGTTCCAGTCAATCCGTAAGTGTTATGGAGGCTATTAAACTATACACATGGAACGGTGCTTATGCGAGTTTTGAAGAAGATATAAAAGGGAGCATAGAGGTTGGGAAGTTAGCTGATTTAGTTATCCTTAATAACAGCATTTTAAATGTCAGCCCAAACCAAATTAAAGATATAAAAGTAGAAACAACTATGATCGATGGGGAAATTATCTATTATAAAGAAAATTTTGTGGAACTAAATCGAGTATAG
- a CDS encoding ATP-grasp domain-containing protein has translation MKENQTQTTALLGWSLQAIEAIDKMGRPFVVVGPADFKEFAEKNGIELIPWNFEVPIENSIELYEKLKELNTKLTVPIYEETVEWAGMINSLLWENPKIFNKSLLLRDKGLMKRRAHLAGLRVGVFEEAFNKEDIARFFKRMNQSLIKLDGETYEPIHVKPFDKAGTVGHRMISNLDDIVEIDDSEFPLLMESHLEGQEFSCEAFIHNGKIKFLNITEYVKLGHSNFVPASPSLEQWRPQIREAIETLVNAFEIQYGIIHPEFFISTDGILYFGEVAARIPGGHIFEHIERVYGFSPYQAQVLCSDPDTLEEQLEAFFPDEIGSAKGHSGNLMVYPKVKSVTKLNIPTELKEHPYFLKHDMFIPMTAKVAERVGYGNHYGSITFFGEDSQEMRILLEKFEKHNFYL, from the coding sequence ATGAAAGAGAATCAAACCCAAACTACAGCATTACTTGGCTGGAGTCTACAAGCAATTGAAGCAATTGATAAAATGGGGCGTCCATTTGTCGTTGTTGGTCCAGCAGATTTTAAGGAGTTTGCTGAAAAAAATGGAATCGAATTAATCCCTTGGAATTTCGAAGTTCCAATCGAAAACTCAATCGAGCTTTATGAAAAATTAAAAGAACTAAATACAAAACTAACTGTCCCAATATATGAAGAAACTGTTGAATGGGCTGGCATGATTAATTCATTACTTTGGGAAAACCCTAAAATTTTTAATAAATCCCTACTGTTACGAGATAAAGGATTGATGAAACGTAGAGCACACTTAGCAGGTCTTCGAGTTGGTGTCTTTGAAGAAGCATTTAATAAAGAAGATATTGCCCGATTCTTCAAACGAATGAACCAATCATTAATAAAGTTAGATGGTGAGACTTACGAACCGATTCATGTGAAGCCATTTGATAAAGCTGGTACAGTTGGGCATCGAATGATTTCAAATCTAGATGACATAGTAGAAATTGACGATTCAGAATTCCCTCTTTTAATGGAAAGCCACTTAGAAGGCCAAGAATTTTCATGTGAGGCCTTTATCCATAATGGAAAAATAAAATTCTTGAATATCACGGAATATGTCAAGCTTGGGCACTCTAACTTTGTTCCCGCCTCTCCATCACTTGAACAATGGAGACCACAAATTAGAGAAGCGATTGAAACGCTTGTGAATGCTTTTGAAATTCAATACGGCATTATCCATCCTGAGTTTTTCATTAGCACTGATGGCATCTTATATTTCGGTGAGGTTGCTGCACGTATCCCAGGCGGTCATATTTTCGAGCATATTGAAAGAGTTTATGGGTTCAGTCCATATCAAGCACAAGTTCTTTGTAGTGATCCAGATACACTAGAAGAACAACTAGAAGCCTTTTTCCCTGACGAAATTGGTTCAGCAAAAGGGCATTCCGGCAACTTGATGGTTTATCCAAAAGTAAAATCTGTAACAAAATTAAACATTCCGACTGAACTGAAAGAACATCCATATTTCCTAAAACATGATATGTTCATCCCGATGACAGCCAAAGTCGCAGAACGAGTAGGATATGGTAACCATTATGGATCAATTACATTCTTCGGTGAAGATAGTCAAGAAATGCGAATTCTGCTAGAAAAATTTGAAAAACATAATTTCTACTTATAA
- a CDS encoding MFS transporter: MDPTKLSKQHWLLILTLSLLTFVLGTSEFVIVGILTDISSSLHITNAKAGTLVSAFAFTFAIATPLVMSATSHFPKRKWMLFLIGSFIILNALCVISTSYIMFLALRIMTAIVTGVLISLAMIVASETMPIKKRGLAISFVFGGFTLANVVGVPIGIVIAESYGWNATFMLTTFLGGLAFLASFFVLPNRLSQIRSSIRDQFSLMTNPRILMAFFIPALGFGATYTVFTYLVPILKGMEVPNHSISLVLFGYGFISIFSNILAGKIASHNAIGRLRFVFLVQAVVLTSLFWTTNHFILGLVNIGLMSLMAILLTTSTQLYLIDLAGIYQPKATGLAASLMPVASNVGIAFGSALGGIVYHQENLINVTWVGGIVAVCAALLTFFSHFLDQKQKKLA; this comes from the coding sequence ATGGACCCCACAAAATTATCTAAGCAACATTGGTTGCTCATCTTAACACTCTCTTTATTAACATTTGTTCTCGGGACAAGCGAATTTGTTATTGTCGGAATCTTAACAGATATTTCCTCGAGCCTTCATATAACAAATGCAAAAGCAGGCACACTCGTTTCTGCGTTTGCATTTACGTTTGCCATCGCCACACCACTAGTGATGTCAGCAACAAGTCATTTTCCAAAGCGTAAATGGATGTTGTTTTTGATAGGATCTTTCATCATACTGAATGCTTTGTGTGTAATCTCCACGAGCTACATCATGTTCCTTGCACTTCGAATTATGACAGCGATAGTAACAGGAGTATTAATCTCTCTAGCCATGATTGTTGCAAGTGAAACCATGCCGATTAAAAAACGCGGACTTGCTATATCATTCGTTTTCGGTGGTTTCACACTTGCAAATGTCGTTGGAGTGCCAATTGGTATTGTCATCGCCGAATCGTACGGCTGGAATGCCACTTTCATGTTAACTACTTTCCTAGGAGGATTGGCGTTTTTGGCATCCTTTTTTGTCTTGCCTAATAGACTCAGCCAAATACGCAGTTCGATACGTGATCAGTTTTCTTTAATGACCAATCCAAGAATTTTGATGGCTTTTTTCATTCCTGCTCTCGGATTTGGCGCAACTTATACCGTCTTTACGTACCTTGTTCCTATCTTGAAGGGAATGGAAGTACCAAATCATTCGATTAGTTTAGTCTTATTTGGGTACGGATTTATCTCGATTTTCAGCAACATCCTTGCCGGTAAAATTGCCAGCCACAATGCTATCGGTCGCCTCCGGTTTGTTTTTCTCGTTCAGGCAGTTGTTCTGACAAGTCTGTTTTGGACTACAAATCATTTTATTTTAGGACTGGTAAACATTGGCCTGATGTCGTTAATGGCCATCCTATTAACAACATCTACTCAGCTTTATTTAATAGACCTCGCCGGAATTTATCAGCCAAAAGCAACAGGGCTCGCTGCTTCACTTATGCCAGTGGCAAGCAACGTAGGTATCGCTTTTGGTTCTGCATTAGGCGGAATTGTATACCATCAAGAGAATTTAATAAATGTAACATGGGTCGGTGGGATAGTTGCAGTCTGTGCAGCTCTGCTAACTTTCTTTAGTCATTTTTTAGATCAAAAACAAAAGAAATTAGCATAA
- the ahpF gene encoding alkyl hydroperoxide reductase subunit F: MALDAEIKSQLNQYLQLLENDIVLQVSAGSDNVSGEMLALVDELASLSSKITVEKVELARTPSFSVNRVGEETGITFAGVPLGHEFTSLVLALLQVSGRAPKVDQSIINQIKNIDGEYHFETYISLTCHNCPDVVQALNIMSVLNPNITHTMIDGAAYKEEVESKDILAVPAVYLNGESFGNGRMTIEEILVKLGTGPNVEELSRKEPYDVLVIGGGPAGSSAAIYSARKGIRTGIVAESFGGQILDTLTIENFISVNSTEGPKLAQALEEHVKEYNIDVMNLQRAQRLEKKELIEVELESGAVLKSKAVIISTGARWRNINVPGEQEFKNKGVAYCPHCDGPLFEGKDVAVIGGGNSGIEAAIDLAGIVHHVTVLEYNSELKADDVLQKRLYSLPNVTVLTNAQTKEITGTDKVNGISYVNRATGEEKQIALAGVFVQIGLVPNTDWLEGTLERNGIGEITVDKRGATTIPGVFAAGDCSDSAYKQIIISMGSGATAALSAFDYLIRN, encoded by the coding sequence ATGGCACTTGATGCAGAAATTAAGTCTCAATTAAATCAGTACCTTCAACTGCTTGAAAACGATATCGTACTTCAAGTAAGTGCAGGTTCTGACAACGTTTCAGGTGAGATGCTAGCTTTAGTAGATGAGCTAGCTTCCCTTTCATCTAAAATTACAGTAGAAAAAGTAGAACTAGCAAGAACACCAAGCTTTAGTGTCAACCGTGTTGGTGAAGAAACAGGGATTACTTTTGCTGGTGTTCCACTTGGGCATGAATTTACTTCTTTAGTTTTAGCTCTACTCCAGGTGAGTGGACGAGCACCAAAAGTTGATCAAAGTATAATCAATCAAATTAAAAACATTGACGGTGAATATCACTTTGAAACGTATATTAGCTTAACTTGCCACAACTGTCCTGATGTTGTCCAAGCACTTAATATCATGAGTGTACTGAACCCTAACATTACACACACAATGATTGATGGTGCAGCATACAAAGAAGAAGTGGAGAGCAAAGATATATTAGCAGTACCGGCTGTTTACCTAAATGGTGAATCATTTGGAAATGGTCGAATGACAATTGAGGAGATTCTCGTCAAATTAGGTACTGGTCCTAACGTAGAAGAACTTTCCAGAAAAGAGCCTTACGATGTTCTTGTTATTGGTGGTGGTCCAGCTGGTTCAAGTGCTGCAATCTATTCAGCACGTAAAGGGATTCGCACAGGAATTGTAGCAGAAAGCTTTGGTGGCCAAATTTTAGACACGCTTACAATAGAAAACTTTATTAGTGTGAATTCTACAGAAGGTCCTAAACTTGCTCAAGCTCTTGAAGAGCATGTGAAAGAATACAATATTGACGTTATGAACCTACAGCGTGCGCAACGTTTAGAAAAGAAAGAGCTAATTGAGGTTGAATTAGAAAGTGGTGCTGTTCTTAAGAGTAAAGCAGTAATCATTTCAACTGGTGCTCGTTGGCGCAATATTAATGTTCCTGGTGAGCAAGAGTTCAAAAATAAAGGTGTCGCTTATTGTCCTCACTGTGATGGTCCATTATTTGAAGGAAAAGACGTTGCGGTAATTGGTGGAGGTAACTCTGGTATTGAGGCAGCGATTGACCTTGCAGGGATTGTGCATCATGTAACAGTTCTTGAATATAACTCTGAGTTAAAAGCTGATGATGTACTACAAAAACGTTTATACAGCCTTCCAAATGTCACGGTTTTAACAAACGCTCAAACAAAAGAAATTACTGGTACTGACAAAGTAAATGGTATTTCTTACGTAAATCGAGCGACAGGCGAAGAAAAACAGATCGCATTAGCTGGTGTATTTGTCCAAATCGGACTAGTTCCAAACACGGATTGGTTAGAAGGAACGCTTGAACGAAATGGTATTGGTGAAATCACCGTTGATAAGCGTGGAGCTACTACAATTCCTGGTGTATTTGCTGCTGGTGATTGTTCAGACAGTGCTTATAAGCAAATCATTATTTCTATGGGATCCGGTGCAACTGCAGCATTAAGCGCATTTGATTATCTAATTCGAAATTAG